The proteins below are encoded in one region of Micromonospora yangpuensis:
- a CDS encoding helix-turn-helix domain-containing protein — protein sequence MSSYVRWRDIRAAHVERAGGEHTVEEGRQELLATVVGHRLAEIRRARSLTQQQVADRMGVTKGRVSQIEQGKISGQDIVARYAAALGGRLHQAIYFDDGDIAAIA from the coding sequence ATGAGCAGCTACGTACGCTGGCGCGACATCCGCGCTGCTCACGTCGAGCGTGCCGGCGGCGAGCATACCGTCGAAGAAGGCAGGCAAGAACTACTCGCCACCGTGGTCGGACACCGCCTCGCCGAGATACGCCGCGCCCGCAGCCTGACCCAACAGCAGGTCGCCGACCGCATGGGGGTCACCAAAGGCCGCGTCTCCCAGATCGAACAAGGCAAGATCTCCGGCCAAGACATCGTCGCCCGCTACGCCGCCGCCCTCGGCGGACGCCTCCACCAAGCGATCTACTTCGACGACGGCGACATCGCCGCCATCGCATAG
- a CDS encoding Hint domain-containing protein: MPGTTVLMADGGYRAIEDVEVGDEVVATDPELGVTEARPVVDLIVGDGEKQLVEVTVDTDGDAGSAAGAVIATGGHPLWEDDRGRSADVEGLSGQPGRL, translated from the coding sequence GTGCCGGGTACCACGGTCCTGATGGCCGACGGTGGCTACCGGGCGATCGAGGACGTCGAGGTCGGTGACGAGGTTGTTGCCACGGATCCGGAGTTGGGTGTCACCGAGGCGCGTCCGGTGGTGGATCTGATCGTCGGTGACGGCGAGAAGCAGTTGGTCGAGGTCACTGTCGACACCGATGGGGATGCGGGGTCGGCGGCGGGTGCGGTGATCGCGACCGGTGGTCACCCGTTGTGGGAAGATGACCGGGGTCGGTCCGCCGATGTCGAAGGCCTGAGCGGTCAGCCGGGCCGCTTATGA